One part of the Tunicatimonas pelagia genome encodes these proteins:
- a CDS encoding pyrroloquinoline quinone-dependent dehydrogenase has protein sequence MLQIIKGAYSLLNQHEVADIFTRAFGRSTGFLLVFAILATSMRCTTTQPEEVVNSTDESGWEVYRGTKASNQYSSLDQVNTQNVNQLEVAWTYQTGDATKRSAIQCNPIMIDGTLYATSPQLKVIALNAATGEEQWVFNPAEAWRSAGVNRGVTYWKQNEDKRIIASAGPYLYALNAENGRLIESFGQDGKVDLRENLGRDPENLSVWMTSPGIVYENLLIVGSALGEGYEASPGHIRAYNIQSGELAWVFRTIPYPDEFGYDTWQEDDWETVGGANSWGGLSLDEKRGWVFAATGSAAFDFYGGQRTGQNLFANCVLALNAKTGERVWHYQTVHHDLWDYDHPTSPNLVTVEHEGQPTEAVAQVTKTGFVYLLDRETGEPLFPVEERPVPASDLMGEVAWSTQPIPTKPPPFVRQSITAEELTPVSKEANQAAREWLAGLRNEGIFTPPTTQGSLQIPGTRGGAEWSGASFDAETGILYVNANELPNVITLKPIENQVAVTEDTKVQLASAEFSGKTGYQLHCATCHGINLAGQLPAIPALTEVTNHLKREQAQTILAQGKGQMPSFAHLPEAEREAILDYVWDFDPDNAQETAEISGSVRYIHTGWNRFEDKDKYPAIAPPWGTLNAIDLNQGELLWQVPLGEFAELTEQGIPPTGTQNLGGCVATAGGLVFVGATMDEKFRAFDKETGEILWEVQLPAGGYATPSIYAIDGKQYVVVAAGGGGKCGTPSGDSYVAFALPEKNRQN, from the coding sequence ATGCTTCAAATTATAAAAGGTGCTTATTCTCTCCTAAATCAGCATGAGGTGGCGGACATTTTCACTCGAGCGTTCGGAAGAAGCACAGGTTTTCTCCTTGTATTTGCGATTTTAGCAACTTCAATGCGCTGCACTACTACTCAGCCCGAAGAAGTAGTCAACAGTACCGATGAATCGGGTTGGGAAGTATACCGGGGTACCAAAGCAAGCAATCAGTATTCTTCCCTAGATCAAGTAAACACCCAAAATGTTAATCAGCTAGAGGTAGCCTGGACGTACCAGACGGGTGATGCTACCAAACGTTCGGCAATTCAGTGTAATCCAATTATGATTGACGGCACATTGTACGCTACCTCGCCCCAGCTAAAGGTAATTGCCCTTAATGCCGCTACGGGTGAAGAGCAGTGGGTGTTTAACCCAGCCGAAGCGTGGCGGTCGGCGGGAGTGAACCGAGGCGTAACCTACTGGAAACAAAACGAAGATAAACGAATTATCGCTTCGGCTGGGCCATACCTGTACGCACTCAATGCTGAAAATGGACGACTTATTGAAAGCTTTGGGCAGGATGGAAAAGTTGATCTTCGCGAGAACCTGGGGCGCGACCCGGAGAACCTGAGCGTTTGGATGACTTCACCCGGGATTGTCTACGAAAATTTACTAATTGTTGGTTCCGCTCTGGGCGAGGGCTATGAGGCTTCGCCGGGTCATATTCGGGCGTACAATATTCAGAGTGGTGAACTGGCCTGGGTATTTCGTACCATTCCGTACCCCGATGAGTTTGGTTACGACACTTGGCAAGAAGACGATTGGGAAACGGTGGGCGGAGCGAATTCCTGGGGTGGCTTAAGTCTGGACGAAAAACGCGGTTGGGTTTTTGCCGCCACGGGTTCCGCCGCTTTTGACTTTTACGGCGGACAGCGAACGGGGCAAAATCTCTTTGCCAACTGTGTGCTTGCGCTTAATGCTAAAACTGGTGAGCGAGTCTGGCACTACCAAACCGTTCACCACGACTTGTGGGATTACGACCATCCCACCTCACCCAATTTAGTAACCGTAGAACATGAAGGTCAACCTACTGAAGCCGTAGCCCAAGTTACGAAGACCGGATTCGTTTATCTATTAGACCGAGAAACTGGAGAGCCTCTCTTTCCGGTAGAAGAGCGTCCGGTACCGGCTAGTGACTTGATGGGAGAAGTTGCGTGGTCTACTCAACCCATTCCTACCAAGCCCCCGCCCTTTGTTCGCCAGTCAATCACGGCCGAAGAACTAACTCCGGTTTCTAAGGAGGCCAACCAAGCCGCTCGGGAGTGGTTGGCCGGATTACGGAACGAAGGAATCTTTACTCCACCCACCACTCAGGGATCGTTGCAAATTCCGGGTACGAGAGGAGGGGCTGAATGGAGTGGGGCTTCTTTCGACGCTGAAACGGGTATCTTGTACGTGAATGCGAATGAATTGCCTAACGTCATCACGCTGAAACCAATAGAAAATCAGGTAGCGGTTACCGAAGATACCAAAGTTCAACTAGCTTCCGCCGAGTTTAGTGGAAAAACAGGTTATCAATTGCACTGCGCTACTTGCCACGGGATCAATTTGGCCGGACAACTTCCGGCGATCCCGGCTCTCACTGAAGTAACTAATCACTTAAAAAGAGAGCAAGCTCAAACCATTTTAGCGCAAGGAAAAGGGCAGATGCCTTCGTTTGCCCACCTACCGGAAGCCGAACGGGAAGCAATTTTAGATTATGTCTGGGACTTTGATCCTGACAACGCCCAAGAAACAGCAGAAATCTCCGGTTCGGTGCGTTACATCCATACCGGATGGAACCGCTTTGAAGATAAAGATAAATACCCAGCCATTGCCCCACCTTGGGGCACACTCAACGCCATCGATTTAAACCAAGGCGAACTACTGTGGCAGGTTCCGTTGGGCGAGTTTGCGGAACTTACTGAACAAGGAATTCCTCCGACTGGAACCCAAAACCTGGGGGGCTGCGTAGCTACGGCAGGTGGTTTAGTATTTGTTGGAGCGACTATGGACGAAAAATTTCGGGCATTTGACAAGGAAACCGGAGAAATTTTGTGGGAAGTTCAGCTTCCGGCGGGAGGCTACGCCACTCCGAGTATCTACGCCATTGATGGTAAACAGTACGTGGTAGTTGCAGCGGGTGGAGGTGGAAAATGCGGAACCCCTTCGGGCGATAGCTACGTGGCATTTGCATTACCGGAAAAAAATCGTCAAAATTGA
- a CDS encoding RNA polymerase sigma factor codes for MNYSSSSSNLQSDTQLWNQLRNGEQSAYLAIYEQFSDVLYQYGAKFTSDRELLLDCLHDLFLDLWDRHQYLGATDSIKFYLFRALRRRIAQSSLRTTADTEEIEAIMIDSSDFQWVIDEATDERRQYLQQTIASLPERQREVIYLRFYSDFTFEEIAGIMKIDLRSAYNLTYKALGKLRVSISPKQQLMLGAILTGLGVFLTNFL; via the coding sequence TTGAATTACTCTTCCTCATCGTCTAACCTTCAGTCTGATACGCAACTGTGGAATCAGCTGCGAAATGGAGAGCAGTCAGCGTACCTGGCTATCTACGAGCAGTTTTCGGATGTGTTGTACCAATACGGTGCTAAGTTCACATCGGATCGTGAGTTACTGTTAGACTGTCTGCACGATCTTTTTCTTGACCTATGGGATCGTCACCAGTATTTAGGAGCTACTGATTCTATTAAATTTTATCTCTTTAGAGCTTTGCGGCGGCGTATAGCACAATCCAGCTTGCGAACGACGGCTGATACAGAAGAGATAGAAGCAATAATGATAGACTCTTCTGATTTTCAGTGGGTGATTGATGAGGCTACCGACGAAAGGCGGCAGTATCTGCAACAGACTATTGCGTCGTTACCCGAGCGACAGCGAGAAGTAATTTACCTCCGGTTTTACAGTGATTTTACTTTTGAGGAAATTGCCGGAATCATGAAAATTGATTTGCGTTCGGCCTACAACCTTACGTACAAAGCCTTAGGAAAGTTAAGGGTTTCCATATCACCCAAGCAGCAGCTAATGCTAGGAGCAATTCTAACCGGGTTAGGAGTCTTTCTTACAAATTTCTTGTAA
- a CDS encoding FecR family protein, with amino-acid sequence MNQSPFSSSDLLTNDKFIAWVQSPTPELNNYWQQWLQRNPYREEELSEARELLLALRTDKEVFPQAEKQQLFEKLSAHSQGRSYSQINRPKVRSVNYWRPIGVAASVIIAALFVGLLIWSSQPNQMIIATQYGETQEFTLPDGTEVFLNANSTLRYSTEDTPREVWLEGEAYFQVVKQKNGLTQDLDDFKVHTRNLTVRVLGTRFVVDSRKEQVVLDEGKVEVQPRANDQTNLSLVPGEMAVLNQETKQIKVSQVNPYEYIAWKDNQLIFNETPLYEIAQLLQDRYGYEVKFKTPATRLETFNGTFPANDLQILFRTLEKSISLEVNEKTILINE; translated from the coding sequence GTGAACCAATCTCCTTTTTCATCTTCCGACCTACTTACTAATGACAAGTTTATTGCCTGGGTGCAATCTCCCACCCCGGAGCTGAATAATTACTGGCAGCAGTGGTTACAACGAAACCCGTATCGGGAGGAAGAATTATCCGAGGCCAGAGAGCTACTGCTGGCGTTGCGGACTGATAAAGAGGTTTTTCCGCAAGCTGAAAAGCAGCAGTTATTTGAAAAACTCTCCGCGCATAGCCAGGGTCGGTCTTATTCTCAAATCAACAGACCCAAAGTTCGTTCGGTAAACTATTGGCGTCCGATAGGCGTAGCGGCTTCGGTAATTATTGCCGCGCTATTTGTCGGTCTTTTGATATGGAGTAGCCAGCCTAACCAAATGATTATCGCTACTCAGTACGGAGAAACTCAGGAGTTTACCCTACCTGATGGCACTGAAGTATTTTTAAATGCTAACTCTACCTTACGGTATTCCACTGAGGATACCCCTCGCGAAGTATGGTTAGAAGGAGAGGCATATTTCCAGGTAGTCAAACAGAAAAACGGCCTCACTCAAGATTTAGACGATTTTAAAGTACATACCCGTAACCTAACTGTTCGGGTATTAGGGACCCGCTTTGTGGTAGACAGTCGGAAGGAGCAGGTAGTGCTCGACGAAGGTAAAGTTGAAGTGCAGCCTCGCGCAAATGATCAAACCAATCTCTCTTTAGTGCCTGGTGAAATGGCCGTGCTTAACCAGGAGACAAAGCAGATTAAAGTGAGCCAGGTAAATCCCTACGAGTACATCGCCTGGAAAGATAACCAGCTCATTTTCAATGAGACACCCTTATACGAAATCGCCCAGCTATTGCAAGATCGCTACGGTTACGAGGTGAAATTCAAGACTCCTGCTACCCGGCTGGAAACATTCAACGGTACCTTTCCGGCCAACGATCTACAGATACTCTTTCGAACGCTGGAAAAGTCTATATCGCTGGAAGTCAATGAGAAAACTATACTGATTAACGAATAA
- a CDS encoding SusC/RagA family TonB-linked outer membrane protein, protein MKNLLLSRWVGAILLMMGVGLGAVNAQPIASAATYHYSQGEQWQPLQTVLQSVQDNYEVYLNYKTSLVQGKEVNVKKIKIGQNQIEDVLQKVLVPHQLSFEKLKDNYYVIYKQNQLPSVKPLSPNSDPKETVRQAGSLLSAIERNWNRQPLVVLEQTIRGTVIDVENNEPLPGVNVLAKGTTTGTVTDVDGNYRLTVGDDITNLVFSSVGYLSEEVEINGRNIVNLSLSPDIQSLSEVVVIGYGTQKKSDLTGSVSSIPSEEITAYPAAGAVQALQGRAAGVQIQANNGEPGADQKVRIRGGTSINAGSDPLYVIDGFVGGVLPPPEDIASIEVLKDASATAIYGSRGANGVVMVTTKRGTTGKPKISFATSLSTQEEINRLDLLGRDDYLDYVTEVNTDYVPGDDNVDWQDIIFQPGYIQNYQLSVAGGSDNVKYYVSGTYFDQEGVIINSNFNRLSITSNIDIEASERFRLGLNILGRRQNRDGVRTQENSGGANNAGVVSSAFKFGPDIGARNADGSFTLAQLGDPHDNPFAVATEQENESVEDRLQANTYAEFDILDGLKFRTTLGVSTENERRGEYTPTTLQGGIGVGGEGEVRGIKNTLFLNENYLTYTKTFAGIHDFNILGGYSYQRNEFEDWRARGQGLITDAGSFRNLGTASVWLQPESSFNDWVLSSFYGRVNYTLADKYLFTFNARYDGSSRLAEGNQWTFFPSGAIAWNVTEERFLQDNEWLSFLKIRGSYGVTGNQSISPYQTLAQFDSRLSVVNGEPVNAVGPDRVANRDLTWETTTQLDIGADFGFLEDRITATVDWYRMETDNLLFEQDLPSVVGVATQLVNLGTVENRGFEVTINSRNISGPLTWDMGINFSRNRNKVLSLPNGNDVFYGAAPGHMVGIGDTHVLREGQPVGTFFGWIYDGVYQEGDEMIADGGPQPGDEKFRDIDGTQDADGNLTGEPDGTINNNDRTIIGDPNPDFIWGLNNTFKWKGFDLNVFFQGSQGNDIANFTLFELDLMAGLNNATTAALDRWTPSNTDTDVPRAAPRTRRLSTRWIQDGSYIRLKNIALGYNFPASVLDRLNLERLRVYVSAQNILTFTDYEGYDPEVNYRSNPAADGVNNRDSNRNLGLDYGSYPNAKAYTVGLNVTF, encoded by the coding sequence ATGAAGAATCTATTACTATCACGGTGGGTAGGTGCGATCCTGCTCATGATGGGGGTAGGGTTAGGTGCGGTTAACGCCCAGCCGATTGCCTCAGCCGCCACCTACCATTACTCGCAGGGAGAGCAATGGCAACCACTGCAGACGGTACTACAGTCAGTGCAGGATAATTATGAAGTTTACCTCAACTACAAAACTTCTCTAGTGCAGGGAAAGGAGGTGAACGTGAAGAAAATCAAGATTGGGCAGAATCAGATAGAAGATGTGCTGCAAAAAGTTTTAGTGCCCCATCAATTATCGTTTGAGAAATTAAAGGATAACTACTATGTGATCTATAAGCAAAATCAATTGCCTTCCGTAAAACCCCTGAGCCCCAATAGCGACCCAAAGGAGACCGTTAGGCAGGCCGGAAGTCTGCTTTCTGCAATCGAGCGGAACTGGAACCGGCAACCGTTAGTCGTCCTAGAACAAACCATCAGAGGCACAGTAATCGACGTGGAAAATAATGAACCCCTACCGGGAGTCAATGTGCTAGCGAAAGGGACAACGACTGGTACCGTGACCGACGTTGATGGTAACTACCGCCTCACCGTGGGAGATGACATTACCAACTTGGTATTTTCTTCAGTGGGTTATCTTTCGGAAGAAGTAGAGATCAATGGTAGAAATATTGTTAACCTCTCATTAAGCCCTGATATACAATCGCTGTCCGAAGTAGTGGTGATAGGCTATGGTACCCAGAAAAAAAGCGATTTAACTGGTTCAGTATCCTCCATACCTAGCGAAGAGATTACCGCGTACCCGGCTGCCGGAGCAGTGCAAGCCTTACAAGGCCGAGCGGCCGGGGTGCAAATCCAAGCCAATAACGGCGAGCCAGGTGCCGACCAGAAGGTGCGAATCCGCGGTGGTACATCCATCAACGCGGGCAGTGATCCGCTCTATGTAATTGACGGATTTGTTGGTGGCGTTTTACCTCCACCAGAAGATATCGCTTCTATTGAAGTGCTGAAAGATGCGTCAGCTACCGCTATTTACGGGTCAAGGGGAGCTAACGGGGTGGTGATGGTGACTACTAAACGAGGAACTACCGGAAAGCCCAAGATTAGTTTTGCTACTTCTCTTTCCACCCAAGAAGAAATTAATCGTCTGGATCTACTGGGGCGAGACGACTACCTCGATTATGTGACTGAGGTAAATACCGACTACGTTCCGGGTGACGATAACGTTGACTGGCAAGACATCATTTTTCAGCCCGGGTATATTCAAAACTACCAGCTTTCGGTAGCTGGCGGCAGTGACAACGTGAAGTACTACGTGTCGGGTACGTACTTCGATCAAGAAGGAGTTATCATTAACTCTAACTTTAACCGCCTTTCCATCACCAGTAATATTGACATTGAGGCATCGGAGCGGTTTCGGCTCGGCTTAAATATCTTAGGGCGGCGGCAAAACCGCGATGGGGTACGAACCCAGGAGAACTCCGGAGGAGCCAATAACGCTGGAGTAGTATCTTCGGCCTTTAAGTTTGGGCCGGACATTGGAGCACGTAATGCCGATGGTAGCTTTACGCTGGCTCAGCTCGGCGACCCCCACGATAATCCTTTCGCAGTGGCTACCGAACAGGAAAACGAGTCGGTGGAAGACCGATTACAAGCGAACACTTACGCCGAGTTTGATATTCTGGATGGGTTAAAGTTTAGAACTACATTAGGGGTAAGCACCGAAAACGAGCGAAGAGGCGAATATACTCCTACCACACTGCAAGGTGGTATAGGAGTAGGCGGAGAGGGAGAAGTTCGCGGAATTAAGAATACGCTATTCCTCAACGAAAACTACCTTACCTACACCAAGACCTTTGCCGGAATTCACGATTTCAATATTCTGGGTGGGTACTCTTACCAGCGTAATGAGTTTGAAGACTGGCGTGCCCGAGGGCAAGGGCTCATTACCGACGCGGGTTCGTTCCGCAACTTGGGAACGGCATCGGTATGGCTACAGCCGGAATCAAGCTTTAACGATTGGGTGCTATCCTCATTTTACGGACGGGTAAACTATACTTTAGCTGATAAATATTTATTCACCTTCAACGCTCGCTACGATGGTTCATCTCGGTTAGCGGAAGGCAATCAGTGGACATTCTTTCCTTCGGGGGCCATTGCCTGGAATGTGACCGAAGAAAGGTTCTTGCAAGATAATGAGTGGTTGAGTTTTTTGAAAATCCGGGGAAGCTACGGAGTTACTGGTAACCAATCTATTAGCCCCTACCAAACACTAGCTCAGTTTGATTCTCGTTTAAGTGTGGTCAACGGTGAACCGGTAAATGCGGTAGGCCCTGATCGGGTAGCCAATCGCGACCTGACTTGGGAAACTACCACTCAACTGGATATAGGAGCCGACTTTGGTTTCCTGGAAGATCGTATTACGGCGACGGTAGATTGGTACCGAATGGAAACCGATAATTTGCTTTTTGAACAGGACCTACCCAGTGTAGTAGGAGTAGCTACTCAGTTGGTTAATCTTGGTACGGTAGAGAATCGAGGGTTTGAAGTAACGATTAACTCTCGCAACATTTCCGGACCTCTCACCTGGGATATGGGAATTAATTTTTCCCGAAACCGTAATAAAGTGCTTTCGCTACCCAATGGCAACGATGTGTTTTATGGAGCTGCCCCAGGACACATGGTAGGGATTGGTGATACGCACGTTTTGCGGGAAGGGCAGCCAGTAGGTACTTTCTTCGGATGGATTTACGACGGAGTATATCAAGAAGGAGACGAAATGATTGCTGATGGTGGCCCTCAGCCGGGCGATGAGAAATTTCGTGACATTGACGGCACTCAGGATGCTGACGGTAACCTGACGGGTGAGCCGGATGGTACAATTAATAATAACGACCGGACGATTATTGGTGATCCCAATCCGGATTTTATCTGGGGCTTGAATAATACATTTAAGTGGAAGGGATTTGACCTCAATGTATTCTTTCAGGGCTCACAAGGAAACGATATAGCGAACTTTACGCTGTTTGAACTGGATCTGATGGCTGGCCTGAACAACGCCACCACTGCCGCATTAGATCGATGGACACCCTCCAATACTGATACCGATGTGCCCCGAGCGGCCCCTCGTACCCGACGACTTTCTACCCGCTGGATACAAGACGGTAGCTATATCCGCCTGAAAAATATAGCGTTAGGCTATAACTTTCCAGCTAGTGTACTGGATCGGCTGAATCTTGAGCGATTACGGGTCTACGTAAGTGCCCAGAATATTTTAACCTTTACTGACTACGAGGGCTACGATCCTGAAGTAAATTACCGATCCAACCCTGCTGCGGATGGGGTGAACAATCGAGATAGTAATCGAAACTTAGGGCTAGACTACGGAAGCTATCCGAACGCTAAAGCATATACCGTAGGACTCAACGTTACCTTTTAA
- a CDS encoding RagB/SusD family nutrient uptake outer membrane protein produces MNRLIKIYALVVVTLLAACTDLEEEPIGLLAPESFFKTARDVETAVLGGYGIIASESYYGRKLTTTLALRSDMGDIGNRGTPARRIEVNDFMMDSNNGMIEAFWPQMYEVIGAANAAVFGAESVRTPDLSSDEAAELNALEAEAKFIRAFTYYHLVRVFGDIPYVDYYFDEPEEIEGAFTINKTPQADVYANIIADLEFGAENLPDIPVARSRPGKGTAKAFLASVHLTLGNFQESYNWAKDVIDNQATYDYGLAPDYQLLFDATTSGDQNESLFYIDFLGAVTEGDGRNTDWFGTMTGVRGGNPNGWGVIVPNFNVYERWDERDYRKEVAMSDSFLLTSTEMIMPYDSFPNEKRPHIAKYNRFCGNSRGDCGQSDHNYHAMRYAEVLLTAAEALNEVSGPTAEALGYVNEVRARARMTPVGMNEFPFDVDPGISQAELRDLVLEERRLELSFEFGRWYDIKRRQLGDEAFLADDALEPHSNFDPSRDYLMPIPAQELNRNENLGPQNPGY; encoded by the coding sequence ATGAATAGACTAATAAAAATATACGCACTGGTGGTAGTCACTCTACTGGCTGCTTGTACCGATCTGGAGGAAGAACCCATAGGTTTGTTAGCTCCCGAATCCTTCTTTAAAACTGCCCGCGACGTAGAAACTGCCGTACTTGGCGGCTACGGAATCATTGCTAGTGAATCGTACTACGGACGAAAGCTAACCACCACACTCGCACTACGGAGCGATATGGGCGATATTGGCAACCGTGGTACGCCCGCTCGTCGGATTGAAGTCAACGATTTTATGATGGATTCAAATAACGGAATGATTGAAGCCTTCTGGCCTCAGATGTACGAAGTAATTGGAGCCGCTAATGCTGCCGTCTTCGGAGCTGAGAGTGTTCGCACTCCGGATCTTTCGTCGGATGAGGCAGCCGAACTCAACGCACTGGAAGCAGAAGCGAAGTTTATCCGGGCGTTCACTTACTATCATTTGGTTCGGGTATTCGGTGATATTCCTTACGTGGATTACTACTTCGATGAGCCGGAAGAAATAGAAGGGGCTTTTACGATCAATAAGACTCCTCAAGCGGACGTATACGCCAATATTATCGCTGATCTTGAATTTGGTGCTGAGAATTTGCCTGACATACCCGTAGCCCGCTCCCGCCCGGGCAAAGGAACGGCTAAAGCCTTCTTGGCTTCGGTACATTTGACTTTAGGGAACTTTCAAGAATCCTACAACTGGGCTAAAGATGTGATTGATAATCAGGCAACGTATGACTACGGTTTGGCTCCCGATTATCAACTTCTCTTTGATGCCACTACCAGCGGTGACCAAAACGAATCGTTGTTCTATATAGATTTCTTAGGAGCGGTGACTGAAGGAGACGGCAGAAATACCGATTGGTTCGGAACGATGACTGGTGTGCGGGGCGGTAACCCAAACGGCTGGGGAGTAATTGTTCCTAATTTTAATGTATATGAGCGCTGGGATGAACGTGACTACCGCAAAGAAGTAGCTATGTCCGATTCATTCCTATTGACCAGTACTGAAATGATAATGCCTTATGACTCTTTTCCGAATGAAAAACGACCGCACATTGCTAAGTATAATCGCTTTTGCGGCAATAGCCGAGGCGACTGCGGACAATCCGATCATAACTACCACGCCATGCGCTACGCCGAAGTACTGCTCACCGCAGCGGAAGCACTCAACGAAGTATCTGGTCCAACTGCTGAAGCCCTGGGGTACGTAAACGAAGTTCGTGCCCGGGCTCGGATGACTCCGGTTGGAATGAATGAGTTTCCGTTTGATGTAGACCCTGGTATTTCACAAGCTGAACTTCGCGATTTAGTATTGGAAGAACGTAGATTAGAGTTGTCGTTTGAGTTTGGTCGCTGGTACGACATTAAACGTCGTCAACTGGGTGATGAAGCCTTCTTAGCAGATGATGCGTTGGAACCGCATTCTAATTTTGATCCCAGCCGTGATTATCTAATGCCCATTCCAGCTCAGGAGCTAAACCGGAACGAAAACCTCGGTCCACAAAATCCGGGTTATTGA
- a CDS encoding sugar phosphate isomerase/epimerase family protein, which translates to MDQPNYTRRNFLGSLAVAGGAVSSGLINPAQAREPRAIHRPREEKMSIHVFSKHLQFLDYKHTAEVSAEIGFDGVDLAVRPKGHVLPENVETDLPQAVEAIKNAGLEAKIMTTAIIDADDKTNETLLKTASEQGIRYYRCNWLKYGKEPSVAQAIPDFQKKLANLAQLNERYGISAGYQNHAGAQYMGAPVWDIAYMLQEINHPNLGSQYDIRHATVEGGLSWPLGLQFIHPHINTLVIKDFRWEKVNGKWKVFNTPLGEGMVDFPVFFQKVKEMNIRVPISVHFEYEMPEKDESLSESEKVKQTVAVMKKDVDTLKGYLSDAGLT; encoded by the coding sequence ATGGATCAACCTAACTATACCCGTCGTAACTTTTTGGGCTCACTCGCTGTTGCCGGAGGGGCTGTCAGTAGTGGATTGATAAATCCGGCTCAAGCCAGAGAACCAAGAGCGATCCACCGACCTCGGGAAGAAAAGATGAGTATTCACGTCTTTTCCAAACACCTGCAGTTCTTGGACTATAAGCATACCGCCGAAGTCTCCGCCGAAATTGGTTTTGATGGGGTTGATTTAGCCGTTCGCCCCAAAGGGCATGTGCTACCGGAAAATGTAGAAACGGATTTACCCCAAGCAGTAGAAGCAATTAAGAACGCGGGACTAGAGGCAAAGATTATGACTACCGCGATTATTGATGCGGATGATAAAACCAACGAAACCCTACTGAAAACGGCGAGTGAACAAGGTATTCGCTACTACCGCTGTAACTGGCTTAAGTATGGTAAAGAACCGAGCGTAGCCCAAGCTATTCCTGATTTTCAGAAGAAACTAGCAAATTTAGCGCAGCTGAACGAGCGTTACGGTATTTCGGCAGGATATCAGAACCACGCGGGTGCTCAATACATGGGTGCCCCCGTTTGGGATATTGCCTACATGCTTCAGGAAATAAATCACCCGAACCTGGGAAGTCAGTACGATATTCGTCACGCTACGGTAGAGGGTGGGTTGTCCTGGCCATTGGGCTTACAGTTTATTCATCCGCACATTAACACGCTGGTGATTAAAGACTTTCGGTGGGAGAAGGTGAACGGTAAATGGAAAGTATTCAATACCCCACTCGGCGAAGGTATGGTCGATTTTCCCGTGTTCTTTCAGAAGGTAAAGGAGATGAATATCCGGGTACCTATTTCCGTACATTTTGAGTACGAGATGCCCGAAAAAGATGAGTCACTGTCTGAATCAGAAAAGGTAAAGCAAACAGTGGCGGTGATGAAAAAGGATGTAGATACTTTAAAGGGGTATTTATCTGATGCAGGACTCACTTAG